From the genome of Pelosinus fermentans DSM 17108:
GTTGTGAATAACCGTAAGAAGGAAGAACGTAAAAAAGTAATCTATGTAGCCGAAGAAGTAAAGGCAGGTGGCAGCATGTGATTGGAGTAAAGCGGTCTCACGAATGGATTCTACTGCTGTTTTTCATAGGCTTGATTATCATTATGAGCTTATTGGCGCCTTCCTTCTTAACCGTTAACAACCTCTTATCTGTTACTCAGCAGATGTCAGAATTCGGGATCTTAGCCTTAGGTGTTACTGTTGTTATTATTACTTCTGGCATTGACCTTTCTGTCGGGTCCATTGCTGGCTTGACTACCATTGTGATTGCCATGACCTATGGCTGGTCTGGCAGCCTTGTTGCAGCGATTCTGCTAGGAATCTTGACAGGAGCATTATGCGGCGCATTTAATGGGGTATTGATCGCGAAAATTGGCGTACCGCCGATTCTGGTAACCTTGGGAACGATGACATTCTTCAATGGCATCGCATTGGTACTAAGTAAAGGCAATGCGATTTCTGACCTGCCGGAGGAGTTTTACTTTGTAGGACAGGGTTACTTGTTTGGCAATATACCCGTGCAAACTGTAATTTTTCTTGTACTGGCAATTTTGACCTCTCTTTTATTATCCAGGACACCGTGGGGACGAAGGGTATATGCAGTGGGCAATAATTCTGTTGCTGCAGTTTTTTCTGGGGTGCGAGTCGATAAAGTACTGCTGTATGTATATATTTTTGCCGGTATTATGGCTGCTGTTTCTGGCTGGATTATATCCTCCAGGGTTTCTACTGCCAGAGCGGATCTGGGTGCCGTATATGTAATGCAAAGCATTGCAGCTACTGTTCTCGGAGGAACAAATATTGCCGGAGGCTCTGGCACCATTTTTGGTACGGTAATTGGTGTCAGTGTATTTGCAGTGCTTGCTAATGGGCTAAATCTGATAGGGGTCAGCCCTTTTGCTCAAAACTTATTGATGGGATTGGCTTTGATTTTGGTGCTGCTCATTAATAATATGTCGATTATCAAAAGGAAATTTACAATATTTATCCGATGACGAAACTGCGATAAGTGCGACTATGCCGGTGGTGGAAGTACCCGGTTTTTAAGGAGAACAAGGCTTCATAGTAAAAGAAAGGAGGAGCTGTGGTAGAGCCGATTAGGAACTAGGTATTTCAAAAATATAATAATGAGGTGACCTCTAGATGAAAGCTAAAAAGATAGTTACAATGATATTGGTTTTTATGTGTACTGCATTGTTGTTAACTGGATGTGGCAGCAGCAGCAGTAATGCTCCTAAAGCAGACAACGGAGGGAAGGCGGATAAAAAAGTAGTTGCAATGGTTCCTAAAGTAATCGGCAGTCCTTATTTTGACACTTGTGCAGAAGGTGCGAAAAAAGTAGCTGCTGAATTTGGTTTTGAATTTCTCTATACAGGTCCAACCTCTGCAGATGCTGCACAGCAAGTTAATATTATTCAAGACTTAATCAATAAAAAAGTGGATGTATTGATCGTTGCTGCTAATGATGCTCAATCTGTTGCTCCAGCTCTCAAGAAGGCAAAAGCAGCCGGAATTAAAGTAATGACCTATGATGCTGATTCTACACCTGACGCTCGCGACTTATTTATTAATCAAACCACTCCTGAAATACTTGGCCGTCATATTATGGACAATGTAGCGAAAGAAATCGGCGGCAGTGGTGAATATGCAATCTTAACAGCCTCATTAACAGCCTCAAATCAAAATGTCTGGATTAAATGGATGAAAGAGCAGCAGGCTGATAAATATCCCAATATTACTCTTGTAACCATTGCACCAAGTGAAGAAGATCAGCAAAAAGCATTTGCACAAACTCAGAATTTAGTGAAAGCCTATCCGAATTTAAAGGGGATTGCTGCTTTATCTACCGTTGCTGAGCCAGGAGCTGCCCAGGCAATTGAACAATTAAACGTAATTGGGAAAATCAAGCTGGTTGGTTTGGCTACCCCCAATGGAATGAGACAATATCTAAAGAGCGGCGCGGCCCAAAGTGCTACCTTATGGGATGTTGGTAAGCTTGGTTATTTGAGTATGTATATGGCAAAACAACTTCTTGACGGGAAAACTCCCACTGATGGCATGGAGGTTCCTACTGTAGGTAAAGTTGCTTATAAAGCCGATAATAAAGAAATTATTATGGGAGAGCCTTTAGATTTTACTAAGGAGAATGTAGATACTTTTAATTTCTAAAAGGGATGGGGTATAAATGATTCGTAAAGCATGCCTTATGAAGGTGTTTGCTAATTGTCACGCAGAGTATAAAAAAAGGCATGATGAAATATGGCCGGAAATGGTGCAGATGCTTAAAGAACATGGTGCACATCATTATTCTATCTATCTTGATCCTACCAGCAATACCCTGTTTGCCTATTTGGAGATTGAAGATGAAGAAAGATGGAATAGAAGTGCCCAGACCCAGATCTGTCAAAAATGGTGGGACTATATGAAAGATGTGATGGAGACCAATCCGGGTAATTCTCCAATCGTCATGAATTTACAAGAGGTATTTTATCAAGAATAAGCTGCAAAAAGGAGCAATTCTGATGGAAAATCGTATTTATTGAATGAAACTTCCTATTTTGGTGCTGGGTTCATCCATGCCATTCATGAGGAAGTGAAAAGTAGGCAGTTTAAAAAAGCATTAGTCGTAACAGATAAAGATTTATTGAGTTTAATGTTGCACAAAAAGTAACTGCAGTCTTGGAAGAAGCCCAGATACCCTATGAAATTTATAACAATGTAAAACAAAATCCTACGATTGAGAATGTGCAAAGTGGCGTTAAGAAATTTGCGGTAAGAAGAAGACCTGCTGTGATTAGCAAAGATAGCTTATCAAGATGTATGTACTTCGGGAAAGTCGAAAGATACAAATGAAGTAGAAATATTAGAAATTTACAAAAAAGCTTTTCAATGATGAAATAAGATAAAAGGGAGCTGCATCGTAGTTAAACGTAGCTCCTTTTTTTGTGAGTATAGAGCGTATATGTTTTCAGATGGGAAAACATAAAAATTTTTATGAACTACAAAGACACAATGCTGCTGATGCAGCACATTAAGGAGAACATATAAAAACAAAATCATTCTTGACGAATTAATTAAAGCATGATATATTTGACTCGAAATACAGATGCAAACTTAATTCGCATATGCATAACGAGGAGGGGCTTCTTATTTTAAAAATAAATAAATCGGCATCTAGAACGATTGAATTATTGAATTTACTCGCAATCAGTTCAAAGCCATTGACGCAGCTAGAGATTAGCCAATCTCTGGGTATGCCTAAAAGCAGCACTTATGAGCTTATATATACATTATTGGAAAAGGGAATCGTGGAATTTGATAATGAGGACTTAAGAACTTTCCGCTTGAGTCTCAAAATCTTTGAAATGGGAATGACTGTTTTAGATAAGACTGATTTTCATAAAATATCCCGACCTTTGCTAGAAGAATTAAGTTTCAAAACAGGTGAGACAGTATTTATGGCGGTGGAGGATAAGGGGGCCATCGTATATGTAGATAGAGTTGAGAAAAACACTTCCATAACTACTTCCGCAGGGTTAGGAACAAGAAGACCGATGAATTGTACCGGTCTAGGAAAAGCCTTATTAGCCACTTATTCAATGGAACGAGTTAAAGAAATCTGGGAAATGCGAGATCAAAAAGCTATTTATACCAACTATACCATTCGAGAATATAATGACCTAATTGATGATCTTCAGCAGACTCGTGAACGCGGTTATGCTATTGATAATCGGGAAATAGAAGATGAAATATTTTGCGTTGCAGCACCTATCTATGACCGTACAGACAAAGCCATTGGTGCTATTAGTATAGCGTCAATTTATTTAAAAATGGATCAGAAAAAGACAGAAACATTTGGGAAAATGATAATGGAGACTGCATTAGCTATTTCAAAAAGATTAGGGTTTCGTAGAAATCAAACTTATGAAAAATTAATACATTAAATTGTATTAATTTTTCAACAGGGTAATTTTTATTAACATGAATATCGAATTTGATTCGCATGTATGAATCGAATTATAATTGAATGTAATAGGAATATAGAGTTATTTTAGATTAAGTCTGACTTGAACTAAGATAGCTGTTATAGAAATAGTTTTAAAGAAAGGAGTGTTATTCGATAGTTAGGAAAAATTAACTGTTTATTCAATTAATACTAAGAA
Proteins encoded in this window:
- a CDS encoding ABC transporter permease — protein: MIGVKRSHEWILLLFFIGLIIIMSLLAPSFLTVNNLLSVTQQMSEFGILALGVTVVIITSGIDLSVGSIAGLTTIVIAMTYGWSGSLVAAILLGILTGALCGAFNGVLIAKIGVPPILVTLGTMTFFNGIALVLSKGNAISDLPEEFYFVGQGYLFGNIPVQTVIFLVLAILTSLLLSRTPWGRRVYAVGNNSVAAVFSGVRVDKVLLYVYIFAGIMAAVSGWIISSRVSTARADLGAVYVMQSIAATVLGGTNIAGGSGTIFGTVIGVSVFAVLANGLNLIGVSPFAQNLLMGLALILVLLINNMSIIKRKFTIFIR
- a CDS encoding autoinducer 2 ABC transporter substrate-binding protein: MKAKKIVTMILVFMCTALLLTGCGSSSSNAPKADNGGKADKKVVAMVPKVIGSPYFDTCAEGAKKVAAEFGFEFLYTGPTSADAAQQVNIIQDLINKKVDVLIVAANDAQSVAPALKKAKAAGIKVMTYDADSTPDARDLFINQTTPEILGRHIMDNVAKEIGGSGEYAILTASLTASNQNVWIKWMKEQQADKYPNITLVTIAPSEEDQQKAFAQTQNLVKAYPNLKGIAALSTVAEPGAAQAIEQLNVIGKIKLVGLATPNGMRQYLKSGAAQSATLWDVGKLGYLSMYMAKQLLDGKTPTDGMEVPTVGKVAYKADNKEIIMGEPLDFTKENVDTFNF
- the rhaM gene encoding L-rhamnose mutarotase, producing the protein MIRKACLMKVFANCHAEYKKRHDEIWPEMVQMLKEHGAHHYSIYLDPTSNTLFAYLEIEDEERWNRSAQTQICQKWWDYMKDVMETNPGNSPIVMNLQEVFYQE
- a CDS encoding IclR family transcriptional regulator, with product MHNEEGLLILKINKSASRTIELLNLLAISSKPLTQLEISQSLGMPKSSTYELIYTLLEKGIVEFDNEDLRTFRLSLKIFEMGMTVLDKTDFHKISRPLLEELSFKTGETVFMAVEDKGAIVYVDRVEKNTSITTSAGLGTRRPMNCTGLGKALLATYSMERVKEIWEMRDQKAIYTNYTIREYNDLIDDLQQTRERGYAIDNREIEDEIFCVAAPIYDRTDKAIGAISIASIYLKMDQKKTETFGKMIMETALAISKRLGFRRNQTYEKLIH